Proteins from a genomic interval of Pogoniulus pusillus isolate bPogPus1 chromosome 42, bPogPus1.pri, whole genome shotgun sequence:
- the TM2D2 gene encoding TM2 domain-containing protein 2, with translation MAPRRGGPLGYALLCGQAVLLLGNLLLLHGASRDLPSNGTEPEGPTPGSAAAAAAWAYIDPQAPLVLCTYLPDEFVECEEPVDHGGNATAQQELGHGCVKFGGQAYGEVDHTRVQCRALDGIECAEPRSFLRGSRPCVKYTGHYFITTLLYSFFLGCFGVDRFCLGHTGTAVGKLLTLGGLGIWWFVDLILLITGGLMPSDGSNWCTVY, from the exons ATGGCGCCGCGGCGCGGCGGGCCCCTGGGCTACGCTCTGCTGTGcggtcaggctgtgctgctgctcggcaacctgctgctgctgcacggcGCTTCGAGGGACCTCCCCAGCAACGGCACCGAGCCCGAAGGACCCACACCGGGgtcggccgccgccgccgccgcctgggCCTACATCGACCCGCAGGCGCCTCTCGTCCTCTGCACCTACCT CCCCGATGAGTTCGTGGAGTGCGAGGAGCCAGTGGATCACGGTGGGAACGCCACGgcgcagcaggagctgggccacGGCTGCGTGAAG TTCGGCGGACAGGCCTACGGCGAGGTGGATCACACCCGGGTGCAGTGCCGAGCGCTGGACGGCATCGAGTGCGCGGAGCCGCGGAGCTTCCTGCGGGGCAGCAGGCCCTGCGTCAA GTACACTGGACACTATTTTATAACCACTCTGCTCTACTCGTTTTTCCTGGGGTGCTTTGGAGTGGATCGGTTCTGCCTGGGCCACACCGGGACGGCCGTAGGGAAGTTGCTGACCCTGGGGGGCCTGGGGATCTGGTGGTTCGTGGACCTGATTCTTCTCATCACCGGCGGGCTGATGCCCAGCGACGGCAGTAACTGGTGCACCGTGTACTGA